One genomic region from Streptomyces sp. NBC_01431 encodes:
- a CDS encoding PP2C family protein-serine/threonine phosphatase, whose protein sequence is MPSHLFADRPAPQPPERGTVDALITQTRRLRGGLDAVRREALVDDEDAQGRWQRALCDLAAHQLDDLGRHLGQLREGLTAEEDDAAALTAEASPRDGSSPLGEADGGSLLSRVGSAEWNLLTDEVSWSQELFEIFGRSPENGGMSLDELPTVVFAEDQALLTAMVTACLVDGRTIDGEFRIVRPDQGVRTLHMMGEPVLDSDGCTASMWAVLRDVSELRRSERAVRESRDSLQHERRIAQTEHRLAVELQEAVLPPWRGSLRLPHGGPGALDIAAHYLPSASSALIGGDWYDALELPDRSSLLTVGDLTGHGVTATGAMAMLLGALRGMAVAGLEPGPLMGHLNQLLEQTVQPALGSAVCCRYEPARRRLTWSQAGHPAPLLFRDGTGHTLGAPEGVLLGATHAAAYGQAELTLRAGDLLVLHTDGLTRQNAWGDTQQRGLLDLAPLFDDARSAQDCVRMIVEEFGERAREDDACVLAARIGS, encoded by the coding sequence ATGCCGTCCCATCTGTTCGCGGACCGACCCGCTCCGCAACCGCCCGAGCGGGGCACGGTCGACGCGCTGATCACGCAGACCCGCCGACTGCGCGGCGGTCTGGACGCGGTGCGTCGCGAAGCACTCGTGGACGACGAGGACGCGCAGGGGCGCTGGCAGCGTGCCCTGTGCGATCTGGCGGCCCACCAACTCGACGACCTGGGCCGCCACTTGGGACAGCTGCGCGAGGGACTGACCGCCGAGGAGGACGACGCCGCGGCGCTCACCGCCGAGGCCTCGCCGCGCGACGGGAGTTCACCGCTGGGCGAGGCGGACGGCGGATCGCTCCTCAGCCGGGTCGGCAGCGCCGAATGGAACCTGCTCACCGACGAGGTGAGCTGGTCGCAGGAGCTCTTCGAGATCTTCGGGCGCTCCCCCGAGAACGGCGGCATGTCGCTCGACGAACTGCCCACCGTGGTGTTCGCCGAGGACCAGGCCCTGCTCACCGCGATGGTGACGGCCTGCCTGGTGGACGGCCGCACGATCGACGGGGAGTTCCGGATCGTGCGGCCCGACCAAGGCGTCCGCACGCTCCACATGATGGGCGAGCCGGTGCTCGACAGCGACGGCTGCACCGCATCCATGTGGGCCGTCCTGCGCGACGTGAGCGAGCTGCGGCGCAGTGAGCGTGCCGTGCGCGAGAGCCGCGACAGCCTGCAGCACGAGCGCCGCATCGCACAGACCGAGCACCGCCTCGCGGTGGAGCTCCAGGAGGCCGTGCTGCCGCCGTGGCGCGGCTCGCTGCGGCTCCCGCACGGCGGCCCCGGCGCACTGGACATCGCCGCGCACTACCTGCCCTCCGCCTCCAGTGCCCTCATCGGCGGCGACTGGTACGACGCGCTCGAACTGCCCGACAGGTCGTCTTTACTGACCGTCGGCGACCTCACCGGCCACGGCGTGACCGCGACCGGCGCGATGGCGATGCTGCTCGGCGCGTTGCGCGGAATGGCCGTCGCGGGCCTGGAACCCGGACCCCTGATGGGCCACCTCAACCAGCTTCTGGAGCAGACCGTGCAGCCCGCCCTGGGCAGCGCGGTCTGCTGTCGTTACGAGCCCGCGCGGCGCAGGCTCACCTGGTCCCAGGCGGGCCACCCCGCCCCACTGCTGTTCCGCGACGGGACGGGCCACACGCTCGGCGCCCCTGAGGGCGTGCTGCTCGGCGCCACCCACGCAGCCGCCTACGGGCAGGCCGAACTCACCCTCCGCGCCGGCGACTTGCTCGTCCTGCACACCGACGGGCTGACCCGGCAGAACGCGTGGGGTGACACGCAGCAGCGCGGACTGCTCGATCTCGCACCGCTCTTCGACGACGCCCGCAGCGCTCAGGACTGCGTACGGATGATCGTCGAGGAGTTCGGGGAGCGAGCACGCGAGGATGACGCCTGTGTGCTGGCGGCCCGCATCGGGTCCTGA